The genomic stretch CTGCATATCCAGTGTTGCAAGGACAGTTCAGCTAAGAGTTGTGTCGCTGTTAATTGGTCCGCACCAGGTGTACTTCAAGTCACGTGAAATAGTTTTGAATCACGTGCTTTTTGTATCACTCTTCACGAACATGgcttttcagtttttctCTCTCGCACAGTTTTTCGTTCCATTCCGTGGGAATTGATTCTGTTCACTGTATTTACTTCGAGGCTTTTTATTCAATATTCGTTAACTTTGTAACGATGAAAGGGTTTGAATAGGTGTGGTGGATCTGGGTGGCCTGATTTCAGATATTTATACGTTTACTTAGTGGCTAACAGTCTACCATAAGTTTTGTACACTTGCAAATGCCGAAATCGGATGCtaacttgaacaagatccTGAAAAAGGCATGTTCGATAGACGAGACTGCACCCAAGAGGAAGCACGTCAGGTCGTGTATCGTTTACACATGGGACCACAAGTCTGCGAAAGAGGTGTTTCGTTCACTGCAGACACAGCCGTTCACCACCACAGACGTCCAGCTGTTTAAGATGCTCATCGTAATGCACAAGATTATCCAGGAGGGGCATCCTTCTGCGTTGAAGGAGGCTATCAGGGATAGAGAGTGGATTAGGTCTCTGGAGAGAGTGCCCACAAGCGGACCTGCGTTTGAGGATAACGGTTACAGAAGACTCATTAAGGAGTACGTCAAGTAtcttttgatgaaattggACTTCCATGCGTCGCATAAGGGGTTCCATAATGGGACTTTCGAGTACGAGGAGTACGTCTCCTTGGTCAGTGTCTCGGATCCGGATGAAGGGTACGAGACAATCTTAGACCTCATGCAATTGCAAGATTTTATCGACGAGTACTCGAATTTCGCATTGGCGTCGATACAGTCAGATAGGGTCAATAACGATTGTAAAATTGCGTCACTGATCCCCATGGTCGCTGAGTCCTACGGGATCTATAAGTTCGTCACGTCGATGCTGAGGGCAATGTACAGACAGTTGGGGAAGGACGACCCAGCGTTGCAACCACTCCGCGAGAGGTACGAGCTACAACACGCCCGGCTCTTCGAACTGTACGCGGACTGTTCATCCATCAAACTTCTCACAAGCTTACTCACTTTGCCTAGACTGCCCACGCAGCCACCAAACGTCACAGACTTTGATAAATCCGATGCAGCACAGGATAAAGAGATAAAGTTCCATAAGGCGGACAGGAGCGAGCCACCAAGACGCGAGACTCCGTCTCCTGCCCCAGTACAACCACCTGCACCTCGGTCCAGGTCTTCCAGTGTCTTGGCAACGCCGTCGAACACTGGCATGGTCACGGGACTCCCTGTGATGATACCAACGGTTACGGGCGCAGCCGCCATGGTCCCCGGTATCACAGGTATCCCAGTACAGCCAGACTACTACgcgcagcagcagatgcAATACGCGAACGAGCAGGCGCGGTTGGAGGAACAACGGCAGCAACAGTTGCGTGAACAGCAggcacagcagcaacagttTCAGGCACAGGTGCAGCGCGCGCAGCAGGAAATGATGAACTTGCAGTTGCAACAACAggcacagcagcagacgGACCTCATTGCGCTGAACAACCAGTACGAACGGGACCAGACGATGCTGCAGCAGTACGATCAGCGTGTCCAACAATTGGAACAGGAGGTCACTACCATGAATGAAAACGCGAAGCAGCAGATCGAAAACAAGGACGAGCAATTGCACTCTTTGGAGGAACAAATGGACGTTTGGCAGAAGAAATACGATTCGCTAGCGAAACTGTACTCGCAATTGCGGCAGGAACACTTGCAATTGTTGCCCAAGTTTAAAAAGTTGCAAATCAAAGTCAATAGCGCACACGAGGCCATCAGGCAGAAGGAGCACCTCGAAACGAAGATCAAGCACAAAGATATCCAGATGGCGGACCTGATTAAAGATCGCGACCGTTTGCGTCTTGAGAACGACAGACTTCAAGCCAACGGTGGCGGTGCCGCAGGGTCCAGGGAGCAGACACCGAGTGCGGCGCTCACAGAGAACAAACTTAACACAATTATGGACGGGTGTCTGGAGAGCGGTATCGCGACCATCCAGGAGTCAGTTTTCGATTTGGAATCCCCTGCAAACTGGTCTGCTCCAACATCTTCCCCGGCACTTGTCATGACGCTGATAGAGAGCGCGGGAGAGTACGCCACAGAATTTGCAACGAGCTTCAACGATCTGATCGTGGACGGAATCGTCGACGGGGACCAAGCCTCCGTGATCTCCAATATCAGCGAGTTCTCCATTGCCATGGCATCTCTCAtctccaattgcaaagcGTACTGCACGACTACTTTATCCGAAGATATAAACGATACTACCCTTGTCAAAGTTGTGAAGAGTTGCGCTCGTGAGGCACAAtacttttttgaagaccTCATGTCGGATAACCTGGCATCGCTGAAGGACGATGAGGAACGTACGGATCTCGTAATCAACGCAAACGTGGACATGCAAGGAAAACTGCAGGAGTTGCTCGTCGCATTGGAACCACTAATGCAGAAAATGGACAGGCAATCGTCGGAAACGCAGAACGACCCACACGCGCAACTGGTCGCCACGGAGAAAAAGATCGTGAAATCGTCAGCGAAGTTGCGCGTAAAGGTCAACATTGACGGTGTGCCACAACCGCTGGTTTCGCTATCACTGAGTATTATTGATGCCATCGTGGCCCTCGTAAGGGCGGCTATCGAATGTCAGAACGAAATATCAGAGACAACGAATGTATCACTTACGCAGttctacaagaaaaacagTAGGTGGACAGAGGGGCTGATATCGGCTGCAAGGGCAGTGGGCTCAGCAACCAACATACTAATCTCCACTGCGAGTAACCTGACAGCCCACGATAAGACGGGATCCCCAGAGGAGATTATTGTCGCCTCAAAGGAGGTTGCCTCATCTACCATCCAGCTCGTAGCTGCTTCGCGTGTCAAAACGTTACCACATTCTAAGGCACAGAGTGGCCTCGAAGAATGCTCCAAGGCAGTCACAACTGCATGCAGGATGCTGGTCGCACATGTCATGGAGGGTGCAAATGATGCAGCTCCATCTGATGAGAAACCAATTGAGTTCGACAGTGACCGCGCTGTTAAGACTGCGGAGATGGAGCAGCAAGTGACCATTCTGAAGTTGGAACAATCGTTGAACAACGCCCGGAAGCGGTTGGGTGAGATCAGGAAACATGCCTACTATCTGTacgacaacgacgacgatgatgaaagTGAGGAGAATGGAGTGTGATGTGTACGAGTTATGTAAGGTACAGATATACGCGTTACGAAAGATGATGCTGTATCGATCGAAATATATGGGACTTCCATGAAACTCGGAGTGCAGCGTAGCGGATTTAGGATTTTTTAATGGCTGATCCTAAGGTTTCCTTTCGGAATCACATTTCAAATATTCTAATCCAGGGCAAAAAAAGTATAGGAGTATAGGGAACTTTATTGGATGTTAGAACGTGTTACAATATCACTAGACGCATTTTTTGCTAATAATCAATTCAATGGGACAGTTggatatatatacagttgaaggaaataATCATCTTAAAAAAGTCAAACCTTTTAAATTCTCATTTTCTACCACCAAAAATTAATTCCGAGTAAAAATACGGATAGTTAAGTTAGAAAACTTTGATCAAAATGGCCAAAAGTCCACTAGACACTTTAAATTTCATACATCAGGCATATTGAATTAATAGCCTGTTTACCATACTTTCTAAAGATGGAACAGTGGTAAGCAGTTACCAATCCTACTATCAGGTATTTTATCtcgtcatttttttgctacAAATTTACAAACCATTTCCAGAACAGCTTCTACTCTGTGATGCCAACCTGTAACTTCCAACAAAAGTTGGGTTATTAGTTTTAAGAACATTATCGCAAATTAATTAATGTCTGACTATTATATGAAGGACCAGATTAACTTTTAAAAGCTCAAGAAacaatcttcttctgccTCTCTCGTATTCAAAATTTAAATCAAAGTTTAACCAAACATTGATACTTTTCAGGATCAAGAGTAACAAGGGCGTACACCCACCTAAACATAGTGTCTTTTTTGTACTGACACACACCAGTTTGTTATCATCAAAgggaacttcaaaaaaaaaaa from Huiozyma naganishii CBS 8797 chromosome 6, complete genome encodes the following:
- the SLA2 gene encoding Sla2p (similar to Saccharomyces cerevisiae SLA2 (YNL243W); ancestral locus Anc_1.119) is translated as MPKSDANLNKILKKACSIDETAPKRKHVRSCIVYTWDHKSAKEVFRSLQTQPFTTTDVQLFKMLIVMHKIIQEGHPSALKEAIRDREWIRSLERVPTSGPAFEDNGYRRLIKEYVKYLLMKLDFHASHKGFHNGTFEYEEYVSLVSVSDPDEGYETILDLMQLQDFIDEYSNFALASIQSDRVNNDCKIASLIPMVAESYGIYKFVTSMLRAMYRQLGKDDPALQPLRERYELQHARLFELYADCSSIKLLTSLLTLPRLPTQPPNVTDFDKSDAAQDKEIKFHKADRSEPPRRETPSPAPVQPPAPRSRSSSVLATPSNTGMVTGLPVMIPTVTGAAAMVPGITGIPVQPDYYAQQQMQYANEQARLEEQRQQQLREQQAQQQQFQAQVQRAQQEMMNLQLQQQAQQQTDLIALNNQYERDQTMLQQYDQRVQQLEQEVTTMNENAKQQIENKDEQLHSLEEQMDVWQKKYDSLAKLYSQLRQEHLQLLPKFKKLQIKVNSAHEAIRQKEHLETKIKHKDIQMADLIKDRDRLRLENDRLQANGGGAAGSREQTPSAALTENKLNTIMDGCLESGIATIQESVFDLESPANWSAPTSSPALVMTLIESAGEYATEFATSFNDLIVDGIVDGDQASVISNISEFSIAMASLISNCKAYCTTTLSEDINDTTLVKVVKSCAREAQYFFEDLMSDNLASLKDDEERTDLVINANVDMQGKLQELLVALEPLMQKMDRQSSETQNDPHAQLVATEKKIVKSSAKLRVKVNIDGVPQPLVSLSLSIIDAIVALVRAAIECQNEISETTNVSLTQFYKKNSRWTEGLISAARAVGSATNILISTASNLTAHDKTGSPEEIIVASKEVASSTIQLVAASRVKTLPHSKAQSGLEECSKAVTTACRMLVAHVMEGANDAAPSDEKPIEFDSDRAVKTAEMEQQVTILKLEQSLNNARKRLGEIRKHAYYLYDNDDDDESEENGV